One region of Paucibacter aquatile genomic DNA includes:
- a CDS encoding DNA adenine methylase — protein MSSEPRPSAFYTPLRYPGGKGKLVPFVKRILEANSLVDGAYVEPYAGGAAVALELLLQEYVRKIYINDISAGVAAFWRSVLDNTDALCAAISGASVTMDEWYRQREIQRQPDQHDDLTLGFSTFFLNRTNRSGILNAGVIGGKAQTGKWKIDARFNAADLVTRIHAIARVRERIEFHQQDALAFIDEIAPKLPSKSLLYLDPPYYVKGSDLYLHHYQHDDHLKIAKRIARLRTKNWIVSYDNAPEIGPMYGRFRNIVYGLSYSAQDRYQGSEIMFFSDGLVIPDTVRPMHLVA, from the coding sequence ATGAGCAGCGAACCTCGACCATCGGCCTTTTATACACCCCTGCGATACCCTGGGGGCAAGGGCAAATTGGTCCCCTTCGTAAAACGCATCCTCGAAGCGAACTCGCTGGTAGACGGTGCCTACGTGGAGCCTTACGCTGGAGGCGCAGCCGTAGCGCTAGAGCTGCTCTTGCAGGAGTACGTTCGCAAGATTTACATCAACGACATCAGCGCCGGTGTCGCGGCCTTTTGGCGTTCAGTCCTAGACAACACTGACGCCCTCTGCGCGGCGATTAGCGGAGCGTCGGTCACGATGGACGAGTGGTATCGGCAGCGCGAAATCCAACGGCAGCCGGATCAGCATGACGACCTCACGCTCGGGTTCTCGACCTTCTTCCTGAACCGGACCAACCGGTCGGGAATCCTCAACGCAGGCGTGATTGGCGGCAAAGCGCAGACTGGCAAATGGAAGATTGACGCCCGGTTCAACGCCGCCGACTTGGTCACTCGGATTCATGCAATTGCACGGGTAAGGGAGCGCATCGAATTCCACCAGCAAGACGCCCTCGCGTTCATTGACGAGATTGCCCCTAAGCTCCCGTCTAAGAGCCTGCTGTACTTAGACCCGCCCTACTACGTCAAGGGGAGCGACCTCTACTTACACCACTATCAGCACGACGACCACCTCAAGATCGCGAAGCGCATCGCCCGGCTTCGTACGAAGAACTGGATCGTGTCCTATGACAACGCGCCTGAGATTGGCCCAATGTATGGGCGCTTTCGGAATATCGTGTATGGCCTTAGCTACAGCGCTCAGGACCGTTATCAGGGTTCGGAGATCATGTTCTTCTCCGATGGCCTTGTGATCCCTGATACGGTGCGGCCTATGCACCTAGTGGCCTGA
- a CDS encoding HNH endonuclease family protein, which yields MIQIQRTRTAADVKGFTGAPLQQKLGKLLQYYYDGGGTVDFKPKARQVWGKAKGQLKKESFSKCAYCEADTAVVAHGDVEHFRPKSGYWWLAYCYDNYTFSCQVCNQSYKGNTFNVLGKKLSAPGLPPVLPTDPVKLAKLVASLCPDPAACTDTQVKGLFSVEKADLVHPYVEDPERYFGWKVIPATEEVWLVPKTSSAQAKRATKAAENVLGLNRTELLRLRWNDYDELETLALALQEGNFSDAKKQNLLNRIRRLAGSDRPFAAMRRHFLRSWGLL from the coding sequence ATGATTCAGATCCAGCGTACGCGGACGGCCGCAGATGTGAAGGGGTTTACTGGAGCGCCGCTGCAACAGAAATTGGGAAAGCTCCTTCAGTATTACTACGATGGCGGCGGCACGGTCGACTTTAAGCCCAAGGCTCGCCAGGTGTGGGGTAAGGCAAAGGGGCAACTGAAGAAGGAGTCGTTCAGTAAGTGTGCCTATTGCGAAGCGGACACCGCTGTTGTCGCCCACGGAGATGTCGAGCACTTCCGTCCCAAAAGCGGATACTGGTGGTTGGCCTACTGCTACGACAACTACACTTTCAGCTGCCAAGTCTGTAATCAGTCCTACAAGGGCAATACGTTCAACGTTTTAGGCAAGAAGCTGTCCGCGCCAGGTTTGCCTCCAGTGCTTCCAACGGATCCGGTGAAGCTTGCCAAACTCGTTGCCAGCCTTTGTCCTGATCCCGCTGCCTGCACAGATACTCAGGTGAAGGGGCTCTTTTCGGTCGAGAAGGCTGACCTTGTTCATCCATATGTGGAGGATCCGGAGCGCTACTTTGGATGGAAAGTCATCCCGGCAACCGAGGAAGTATGGCTCGTACCCAAGACATCGTCGGCTCAAGCGAAGCGGGCGACCAAGGCGGCTGAGAATGTACTTGGCCTTAATCGTACCGAACTGCTGCGCCTTCGCTGGAACGACTACGACGAGCTTGAAACGCTCGCCCTCGCTTTGCAAGAGGGCAATTTTTCGGATGCAAAAAAACAGAACCTGCTCAATAGAATTCGACGCCTAGCTGGCAGTGATCGCCCATTTGCAGCGATGCGGCGCCACTTCTTGCGCTCGTGGGGCCTTCTATAG
- a CDS encoding AAA family ATPase has product MFLTRIALRNVRSIESLALEFGTGSSGTRRWTLLLGENGCGKSSVLRAIALLLAGSDALPDVLGEPDAWIRNGAKQCSIEGSLVTAKGETREIKLVINRGDGLKTIFERNSSSLEALDSAIVHADRNYFFLGYGVSRRPPVAKFHSRFPEERSRSPRAQGMATMFSADAALVSLEQWAMDLDYRKGKGALAAVQEALDKLLPGMAFSKIDRLQRQIMFKTVDGDVPLSQLSDGYQNMAAWCGDLLYRITETFPDRKNPLGTRGVLLIDELDLHLHPVWRRNLVDFLTDMLPNFQFIATTHSALTAQQCGEGELYVLRREGKEQLPTVVPFVGEPRKMMLHQLLMSPMFGLSTMDSVEVEQARTVVRRLSTKTTTLTTDEKGELRSKRQVLESAASWDAVPHYAKEQTALLKGIKASLVKNGKAPVVSSKKLKATAKMLGAKE; this is encoded by the coding sequence ATGTTTCTCACCCGAATCGCGTTGCGGAACGTCCGCTCCATCGAGTCCTTGGCGTTGGAGTTCGGTACAGGAAGCAGCGGTACTCGGCGATGGACACTTCTGCTTGGCGAAAACGGATGTGGCAAGAGCTCGGTGCTCAGGGCTATTGCACTCCTCCTGGCCGGCAGCGATGCCCTGCCCGACGTGCTGGGGGAGCCTGATGCCTGGATCCGCAACGGTGCCAAGCAGTGCTCGATTGAGGGTAGTCTAGTTACGGCCAAAGGTGAGACGCGGGAGATCAAGCTGGTTATCAACCGCGGAGATGGACTGAAGACGATATTCGAGCGCAATAGCAGTTCGCTCGAGGCCCTTGACTCTGCAATCGTGCATGCGGATCGGAACTATTTTTTCCTCGGATACGGAGTCTCGCGACGACCTCCGGTCGCCAAATTTCATTCAAGATTCCCTGAAGAGCGGTCTCGATCGCCGCGTGCACAAGGGATGGCAACCATGTTCTCCGCTGACGCGGCTCTTGTGTCGCTTGAGCAGTGGGCGATGGATCTTGACTACCGCAAAGGCAAGGGAGCCCTTGCCGCGGTCCAGGAAGCCCTGGACAAGCTGCTGCCAGGGATGGCGTTCTCCAAGATTGATCGCCTCCAGAGGCAGATCATGTTCAAGACTGTAGACGGCGACGTTCCGCTGAGCCAACTGTCCGATGGGTACCAGAATATGGCGGCATGGTGCGGCGATCTTCTTTACCGCATCACTGAGACCTTCCCTGACCGCAAGAACCCACTAGGCACTCGTGGAGTGCTCCTCATCGATGAGCTCGACTTGCATCTCCATCCCGTATGGAGGCGCAACCTCGTCGATTTCTTGACCGACATGCTGCCGAACTTCCAGTTCATCGCGACCACCCACTCCGCGCTGACGGCACAGCAATGTGGGGAGGGCGAACTCTACGTCCTCCGGCGCGAAGGAAAAGAGCAACTACCGACCGTCGTCCCCTTTGTGGGTGAGCCGCGCAAGATGATGCTGCATCAGCTCTTGATGAGTCCCATGTTCGGCCTCTCCACGATGGACTCGGTCGAGGTGGAGCAGGCTCGCACCGTCGTTCGTAGGCTGAGCACGAAGACGACGACGCTGACGACGGACGAAAAAGGTGAGCTGCGCAGTAAGCGGCAGGTTCTCGAGTCAGCCGCGAGTTGGGATGCGGTGCCGCACTACGCTAAGGAGCAGACGGCACTCCTGAAGGGCATCAAGGCGTCGTTGGTCAAAAACGGCAAGGCCCCCGTGGTGTCGAGCAAGAAGCTCAAGGCGACGGCCAAAATGCTGGGGGCAAAAGAATGA
- a CDS encoding efflux RND transporter permease subunit, whose protein sequence is MFEKLIRAAIAQRWAVMLGVLAMALWGLYSLQRLPIDAVPDITNVQVQINTEAPGYSPLESEQRVSFPIETAMAGLPNLEQTRSLSRYGLSQVTVVFKDGTDIYFARQLVNERIQQARGQLPAGLAPALGPIATGLGEIYMWTVEAKPDARRPDGQAYTLSDLREIQDWIVKPQLRTVPGVTEINTIGGHAKEYLVAPRPELLVAHGLSLVELVQALERNNSNVGAGYIERRGEQYLIRAPGQLGSIEDIANTVIQTRQGLPLRVRDVAEVGLGQELRSGAATENGREVVLGTVFMLMGENSRVVARAVDLKLKEIARSLPEGVIVQTVYDRTVLIDKAIATVKSNLFEGALLVVAVLFLFLGNLRAALITAAVIPLAMLFTFSGMVANRVSANLMSLGALDFGIIIDGAVVIVENCVRRLAHAQALAGRRLSRSERFAEVFAAAREARRPLLYGQLIIMVVYLPIFALSGVEGKMFHPMAFTVVAALAGAMILSLTFVPAAVALFIGEHVAEKENRLMGWARRGYAPALDWALLNKPLVLALAAVSVSLSGLMLSRMGSEFVPSLDEGDIALHALRIPGTSLSQSVAMQAELERVIQTFPEVQRVYAKLGTAEIATDPMPPNVADTFVMLKPRAQWPDPKRPTADLVAALQAAVAQVPGQNYEFTQPIQMRFNELISGVRSDVAVKVFGDEMAVMERSAEAIAAVLQRIPGAADVKVEQTTGLPMLSLQLDRAKLARLGLSVAEVQESAAIAIGGQEAGTLFEGDRRFDILVRLPETLRSDVEALKRLPLRLPSTGGNASPAYVTLGEVAQFDMAPGPNQLSREQGKRRVVVTANVRGRDIGSFVAEAQARLQAEVKIPPGYWTQWGGTFEQLQSASQRLKIVVPLALSLVFLLLFAMFRDLKDGLLVFTGVPFALSGGIAALWLRDIPLSISAGVGFIALSGVAVLNGLVMIAYIRSLREEQGMALDDAVREGALTRLRPVLMTALVASLGFVPMALAVGTGAEVQRPLATVVIGGILSSTALTLLVLPVLYRWVHGRWAARQNLAHSAQAHEEQQLQANASAADIRA, encoded by the coding sequence ATGTTTGAAAAACTCATACGAGCCGCCATCGCCCAGCGCTGGGCGGTGATGCTGGGCGTGCTGGCCATGGCGCTGTGGGGCTTGTACAGCCTGCAGCGCCTGCCCATCGACGCCGTGCCGGACATCACCAATGTCCAGGTGCAGATCAACACCGAGGCGCCGGGCTACTCGCCGCTGGAATCCGAGCAGCGCGTCAGCTTCCCCATCGAGACGGCCATGGCCGGCCTGCCGAATCTGGAACAGACGCGTTCGCTCTCGCGCTACGGCCTGTCCCAGGTGACCGTGGTGTTCAAGGACGGCACCGACATCTACTTCGCCCGTCAGCTGGTGAACGAGCGCATCCAGCAGGCGCGTGGCCAGCTGCCGGCCGGCCTGGCGCCGGCCCTCGGCCCCATCGCCACCGGCCTCGGTGAAATCTATATGTGGACGGTGGAGGCCAAGCCTGATGCGCGACGGCCGGATGGCCAGGCCTACACGCTCAGCGATCTGCGCGAGATCCAGGACTGGATCGTCAAGCCGCAGCTGCGCACCGTGCCCGGCGTGACCGAGATCAACACCATCGGCGGCCATGCCAAGGAGTACCTGGTGGCGCCCCGGCCCGAACTGCTGGTGGCCCATGGCCTGAGCCTGGTCGAGCTGGTGCAGGCGCTGGAGCGCAACAACAGCAATGTCGGCGCCGGCTATATCGAGCGGCGCGGTGAGCAGTATTTGATCCGCGCGCCGGGTCAGCTGGGCTCGATCGAGGACATCGCCAACACGGTGATCCAGACCCGCCAGGGCCTGCCGCTGCGCGTGCGCGATGTGGCCGAGGTGGGTCTGGGCCAGGAGCTGCGCAGCGGCGCGGCCACCGAGAACGGCCGCGAGGTGGTGCTGGGCACGGTCTTCATGCTGATGGGCGAGAACAGCCGCGTGGTCGCGCGCGCGGTAGATCTCAAGCTGAAAGAGATCGCCCGCAGCCTGCCCGAGGGCGTGATCGTGCAGACGGTCTACGACCGCACCGTGCTGATCGACAAGGCGATAGCCACCGTCAAGAGCAATCTCTTCGAGGGCGCGCTGCTGGTGGTGGCCGTGCTCTTTCTCTTCCTCGGCAATCTGCGCGCGGCCCTGATCACGGCGGCGGTGATTCCGCTGGCCATGCTGTTCACCTTCAGCGGCATGGTGGCCAATCGCGTCAGCGCCAATCTGATGAGCTTGGGCGCGCTGGACTTCGGCATCATCATCGACGGCGCCGTGGTCATCGTTGAGAACTGCGTGCGCCGCCTGGCCCATGCCCAGGCCCTGGCCGGCCGACGCTTGAGCCGCAGCGAGCGCTTTGCCGAGGTGTTTGCCGCCGCGCGCGAGGCGCGCCGGCCGCTACTCTACGGCCAGCTCATCATCATGGTGGTCTACCTGCCGATCTTTGCCCTCAGTGGTGTGGAGGGCAAGATGTTCCATCCCATGGCCTTCACCGTGGTGGCGGCCCTGGCCGGCGCCATGATCTTGTCGCTGACCTTTGTGCCGGCGGCCGTGGCCTTGTTCATCGGCGAGCATGTGGCCGAAAAGGAAAACCGCCTGATGGGCTGGGCTCGCCGCGGCTATGCGCCGGCCTTGGACTGGGCCTTGCTGAACAAGCCCCTGGTGCTGGCGCTGGCGGCAGTGTCAGTGAGCCTGAGCGGCCTGATGCTCAGCCGCATGGGCAGCGAATTCGTGCCCAGCCTGGATGAGGGCGATATTGCCCTGCATGCTTTGCGCATTCCGGGCACCAGCCTGAGTCAATCGGTGGCCATGCAGGCCGAGCTGGAGCGGGTGATCCAGACCTTCCCCGAGGTGCAGCGCGTCTACGCCAAGCTGGGCACGGCCGAGATCGCCACCGACCCCATGCCGCCCAATGTGGCCGACACCTTTGTCATGCTCAAGCCGCGCGCCCAGTGGCCCGACCCCAAGCGGCCCACGGCCGACCTGGTGGCGGCGCTGCAGGCGGCCGTGGCCCAGGTGCCGGGGCAGAACTACGAGTTCACCCAGCCCATCCAGATGCGCTTCAACGAGCTGATCTCGGGCGTGCGCAGCGATGTGGCCGTCAAGGTGTTTGGCGACGAGATGGCGGTGATGGAGCGCAGCGCCGAGGCCATCGCGGCCGTGCTGCAGCGCATCCCCGGTGCGGCCGACGTCAAGGTCGAACAGACCACCGGCCTGCCCATGCTCAGCCTGCAGTTGGACCGCGCCAAGCTGGCCCGCCTGGGCCTGAGCGTGGCCGAGGTGCAGGAGAGCGCGGCCATCGCCATCGGCGGCCAGGAGGCGGGCACCCTGTTTGAGGGCGACCGCCGCTTCGACATCCTCGTGCGCCTGCCCGAGACCCTGCGCAGCGATGTCGAGGCGCTCAAGCGCTTGCCGCTGCGTTTGCCATCTACTGGAGGCAATGCCTCGCCAGCCTACGTGACTCTGGGTGAGGTGGCCCAGTTCGACATGGCGCCGGGCCCCAACCAGCTCAGCCGTGAGCAAGGCAAACGCCGCGTGGTCGTGACGGCCAATGTGCGCGGACGCGATATCGGCTCCTTTGTGGCCGAGGCGCAAGCCCGGCTGCAGGCCGAGGTCAAGATCCCGCCGGGCTACTGGACCCAGTGGGGCGGCACCTTCGAGCAGCTGCAGTCTGCCAGCCAGCGCCTGAAGATCGTCGTGCCCCTGGCCCTGAGCCTGGTCTTTTTGCTGCTGTTCGCCATGTTCCGCGACCTCAAGGACGGCCTGCTGGTCTTCACCGGCGTGCCCTTTGCGCTCAGCGGCGGCATTGCGGCGCTGTGGCTGCGCGACATCCCGCTGTCCATCTCGGCCGGTGTGGGCTTCATCGCCCTGTCCGGCGTGGCGGTGCTCAACGGCCTGGTGATGATTGCCTACATCCGCAGCCTGCGCGAAGAGCAAGGCATGGCTCTGGATGATGCCGTGCGCGAAGGCGCGCTCACTCGCCTGCGCCCAGTGCTGATGACGGCCCTGGTCGCCTCGCTCGGCTTCGTGCCCATGGCCTTGGCCGTGGGCACCGGCGCCGAGGTCCAGCGCCCGCTGGCCACGGTGGTGATCGGCGGCATTCTGTCCTCGACGGCGCTGACCTTGCTGGTGCTGCCGGTGCTGTATCGCTGGGTGCATGGGCGATGGGCTGCGCGCCAGAACTTGGCGCACAGCGCACAAGCGCACGAAGAGCAACAGTTGCAAGCAAACGCAAGTGCCGCTGACATCCGCGCTTAG
- a CDS encoding efflux RND transporter periplasmic adaptor subunit translates to MMKKSNTPTEATNPSPAARPKKQALAVAMVLALGLAGGWAILRGGPAVAGADAHAHGEGEAPHEEAPSVAAPPVVAASAPAVAASSADGGEEFVELSDEQLQRQAIRLEAAGPAKLARSLELLGEVKLNQDRSVLVTPRLAGQVEAVRVSAGDRVQAGQVLAVISSQALADQRSELLAAQKRLALARGVYEREKKLWEEKISAEQDYLQARQAFQEAEITAENARQKLQALGAGAAASGTAGLTRYEVRAPMAGVVVEKKISVGEVLKDDAPIFQLADLGTLWVELSLPVQALGQLQIGARGRIQGAPASEPALTLSHIGSTVAEQSRSAMARLLLPNPRGQWRPGQPVTVALQTGQTGASAEVTVPVAVRNEALQSREGRDEVYVREGQRMVARAVRLGRSDDRHTEVLQGLSAGERYASANSFVVKADLGKSAAAHAH, encoded by the coding sequence ATGATGAAGAAGAGCAACACTCCCACTGAAGCTACAAATCCCAGCCCGGCAGCGCGCCCCAAGAAGCAGGCCCTGGCCGTGGCCATGGTGCTGGCCCTGGGCCTGGCCGGCGGCTGGGCCATCCTGCGCGGCGGGCCGGCCGTGGCCGGGGCTGACGCCCATGCGCACGGCGAAGGTGAGGCGCCCCACGAAGAGGCGCCCTCTGTGGCGGCCCCGCCCGTGGTGGCCGCCTCGGCCCCTGCTGTGGCGGCCAGCTCCGCCGACGGCGGCGAAGAATTCGTCGAGCTCAGCGACGAGCAGCTGCAGCGCCAGGCCATCCGCCTGGAAGCCGCCGGGCCGGCCAAGCTGGCCCGCAGCCTGGAGCTGCTGGGCGAGGTCAAGCTGAACCAGGACCGCAGCGTGCTGGTGACGCCGCGCCTGGCCGGCCAGGTCGAGGCGGTGCGCGTCAGCGCCGGGGACCGGGTGCAGGCCGGCCAGGTGCTTGCCGTCATCTCCAGCCAGGCCCTGGCTGACCAGCGCAGCGAGCTGTTGGCCGCGCAAAAGCGCCTGGCCCTGGCGCGCGGCGTCTACGAGCGCGAGAAGAAGCTCTGGGAAGAAAAGATCAGTGCCGAGCAGGACTATTTGCAAGCCCGCCAGGCCTTCCAGGAGGCGGAGATCACCGCCGAAAACGCGCGCCAGAAGCTGCAAGCCCTGGGCGCTGGCGCGGCGGCCAGCGGCACCGCGGGCCTGACCCGTTACGAGGTCCGTGCGCCCATGGCCGGCGTGGTGGTCGAGAAAAAGATCAGCGTCGGCGAGGTGCTCAAGGACGATGCGCCCATCTTCCAGCTGGCCGATCTGGGCACGCTGTGGGTGGAGCTGAGCCTGCCGGTGCAGGCCCTGGGCCAGCTGCAGATCGGCGCGCGCGGCCGCATCCAGGGTGCGCCGGCCAGCGAGCCGGCGCTGACGCTGAGCCATATCGGCAGCACCGTGGCCGAGCAAAGCCGCAGCGCCATGGCCCGCTTGCTGCTGCCCAACCCGCGCGGCCAGTGGCGGCCGGGCCAGCCGGTGACGGTGGCGCTGCAAACCGGCCAAACGGGCGCCTCGGCTGAGGTGACGGTGCCGGTGGCAGTGCGCAACGAAGCGCTGCAAAGCCGCGAAGGCCGCGACGAGGTCTATGTGCGCGAAGGCCAGCGCATGGTGGCCCGCGCTGTGCGCCTGGGCCGCAGCGACGACCGCCACACCGAGGTGCTGCAAGGCCTGAGCGCCGGGGAGCGCTATGCCTCGGCCAACAGTTTTGTCGTCAAGGCCGATCTGGGCAAGTCGGCTGCGGCCCACGCGCATTGA
- a CDS encoding TolC family protein: MRMTRAAALLSLCALALLSPCLRAQTPEPAIAASLSLPQALNLALSHNPDLAAARLELQAQEAAEQQAGVGPNPELSLLIEDTRRASRSSTVQWSQALELGGKRAARVAAAAHAREQAAVGLLARQAELQAAVSTAFFELLAAQEQQRLSESAMQLAERSVQAVQLRLQAGKVAPLELHKAQVAAGTVRADLAQARSELNLARQRLAALWGGAEARFDRAEGQAEQMPPSSAEAAPSSTALDEAPALRLARLDIARRQALTAGERAKRVPDVTVSLGAKREAETGRSMAVVGLSLPLPLRDRNEGNLLEALKREEQAREQLAAAQVRLRLDLAQAQERLRQTRLQQLSLREQQLPLAQTAFDTALRGYELGKFAFIDVLDAQRSLFQLRQQALRQSAEAWRAAAEIARLLGLPPFTEQPATQQDTTS; this comes from the coding sequence ATGCGGATGACACGCGCCGCGGCGCTGCTGTCGCTCTGCGCCCTGGCGCTGCTGAGCCCGTGCTTGCGGGCGCAAACGCCTGAACCTGCCATCGCGGCGAGCTTGAGCCTGCCGCAAGCCCTGAACCTGGCACTGAGCCACAACCCCGATCTGGCCGCTGCGCGCCTGGAGCTGCAGGCTCAGGAAGCGGCCGAGCAGCAAGCCGGTGTCGGCCCCAACCCCGAGCTCAGCCTGCTGATCGAAGACACGCGCCGTGCCAGCCGCAGCAGCACCGTGCAGTGGAGCCAGGCCCTGGAGCTGGGCGGCAAGCGCGCCGCCCGGGTGGCCGCGGCCGCCCATGCCCGCGAGCAGGCGGCCGTGGGCTTGCTGGCGCGGCAGGCCGAGCTGCAGGCCGCTGTCAGCACGGCGTTTTTTGAACTGCTGGCAGCGCAGGAGCAGCAGCGCCTGAGCGAATCGGCCATGCAGCTGGCCGAGCGCAGCGTGCAGGCGGTACAGCTGCGCCTGCAGGCCGGCAAGGTGGCGCCGCTGGAATTGCACAAGGCGCAGGTCGCCGCCGGCACCGTGCGTGCGGACCTGGCCCAGGCGCGCAGTGAGCTGAACCTGGCCCGCCAGCGCCTGGCGGCGCTCTGGGGCGGCGCCGAGGCTCGCTTCGATCGCGCCGAGGGCCAGGCCGAGCAGATGCCGCCAAGCAGCGCCGAAGCCGCGCCCAGCAGCACGGCGCTCGATGAAGCGCCGGCCCTGCGCCTGGCTCGCCTGGACATCGCCCGCCGCCAGGCCCTGACGGCCGGCGAGCGCGCCAAGCGCGTGCCAGATGTAACCGTCAGCCTGGGCGCCAAGCGTGAGGCAGAAACAGGGCGAAGCATGGCCGTGGTCGGCCTGTCTCTGCCTTTGCCGCTGCGCGATCGCAACGAGGGCAATCTGCTCGAAGCGCTGAAGCGCGAGGAGCAGGCGCGCGAGCAACTGGCCGCTGCGCAGGTGCGCCTGCGCTTGGACCTGGCGCAAGCCCAGGAGCGCCTGCGCCAGACCCGCCTGCAGCAGCTGAGCCTGCGCGAGCAGCAGCTGCCGCTGGCGCAGACGGCGTTTGACACCGCGCTGCGCGGCTACGAGCTGGGCAAGTTCGCTTTCATTGATGTGCTCGATGCCCAGCGCAGCCTGTTCCAGCTGCGCCAGCAAGCCCTGCGCCAGAGCGCCGAAGCCTGGCGCGCCGCCGCCGAGATCGCCCGGCTTTTGGGTTTGCCGCCTTTCACCGAGCAGCCCGCCACCCAACAAGACACCACATCATGA